In Roseomonas fluvialis, one genomic interval encodes:
- a CDS encoding cytochrome b/b6 domain-containing protein: MSEKLVPVKVWDGWVRLFHWGTAGCVLVSYFSAKSGAWNLHYGSGYLLLTLVTFRILWGLVGSENARFWTFLRSPLAALRQLGKFRRVEPDTETTHNPAGAWMVVVLLALLLAQGVSGLMANHDVGFTYSQHGPLANWVSESTSERMTNLHATLINLLLLAVLAHVLAVVSYRLFKGQDLVVPMVTGTKRIPASHAKAPRLANPALGAVLLAAAAFGVWYVRRLGMGA; this comes from the coding sequence ATGAGCGAGAAACTGGTGCCCGTGAAGGTCTGGGACGGCTGGGTGCGGCTGTTCCACTGGGGCACGGCGGGCTGCGTGCTGGTGTCGTACTTCAGCGCCAAGTCCGGCGCGTGGAACCTGCACTACGGATCGGGCTACCTGCTGCTGACGCTGGTTACGTTCCGCATCCTGTGGGGCCTCGTGGGGTCCGAGAATGCGCGCTTCTGGACCTTCCTGCGCTCCCCGCTGGCCGCGCTGCGCCAATTGGGCAAGTTCCGTCGCGTCGAACCCGACACCGAGACCACCCACAACCCCGCCGGTGCCTGGATGGTGGTGGTGCTGCTCGCCCTGCTGCTGGCGCAAGGTGTCTCGGGGCTGATGGCCAACCACGATGTCGGCTTCACCTATTCGCAGCACGGCCCTCTCGCGAACTGGGTCAGCGAATCCACGTCGGAGCGCATGACCAACCTGCATGCCACGCTGATCAACCTGCTGCTGCTCGCGGTGCTGGCGCATGTCCTGGCGGTGGTGTCCTACCGCCTGTTCAAGGGGCAGGACCTGGTGGTGCCGATGGTGACCGGGACCAAGCGGATCCCGGCCTCCCATGCGAAGGCGCCGCGGCTTGCGAACCCCGCGCTGGGCGCGGTGCTGCTGGCGGCCGCGGCGTTCGGCGTCTGGTACGTCAGGCGCCTGGGCATGGGCGCCTGA
- a CDS encoding c-type cytochrome produces MKSWILAGAAIAAMCTASAAFAQDVIAQRRDGLRGMGRQMEAIKAVTDARGDTRPLVERVDAMIAFYRGLPALFPAGSGTGDTRALPTIWSDRAGFEQVNANMITQLQALRAAAASGDVAATTAAFNQTGATCGTCHRPYRGPAR; encoded by the coding sequence ATGAAGTCCTGGATACTCGCGGGCGCGGCGATCGCCGCCATGTGCACGGCCAGCGCGGCGTTCGCGCAGGATGTCATCGCGCAGCGCCGTGACGGCCTGCGTGGCATGGGCCGCCAGATGGAAGCGATCAAGGCCGTGACCGATGCGCGCGGTGACACCCGCCCGCTGGTCGAGCGTGTGGACGCCATGATCGCCTTCTACCGCGGCCTGCCCGCCCTGTTCCCGGCCGGCAGCGGCACCGGGGATACCCGCGCGCTGCCCACCATCTGGTCCGACCGCGCCGGATTCGAGCAGGTGAACGCCAACATGATCACCCAGCTGCAGGCGCTGCGCGCCGCGGCGGCCTCGGGCGACGTGGCCGCGACCACCGCGGCCTTCAACCAGACCGGCGCGACCTGCGGCACCTGCCACCGCCCCTATCGCGGCCCGGCGCGCTGA
- a CDS encoding DUF2842 domain-containing protein yields the protein MSRSTIAALLGIAGFLAYVVVVLLLADHVRALHWTVELLFFAIAGIAWVWPAKRLIVWAVR from the coding sequence ATGTCGCGCTCCACCATCGCTGCCCTGCTCGGGATTGCCGGTTTCCTCGCCTATGTCGTCGTGGTGCTGCTGCTGGCGGACCATGTCCGGGCGCTGCACTGGACGGTCGAATTGTTGTTCTTCGCGATCGCGGGCATCGCCTGGGTCTGGCCGGCGAAGCGGCTCATCGTCTGGGCGGTGCGCTAG
- a CDS encoding ATP-binding protein: MHAIRRAIAERHPLDIELVNYKRDGTRFVNELHISPVFGPDGALLHFFGIQHDVTAREKLARANQRARRQAEKSSAEKSDFLAFMSHEIRTPMNGVMGTVSLLLDTALDAEQRAYAETARRCGETLLSTVNEMLDLSRIEAGRLSLETIPFDLAKPVTEVLDLLGPAAAEKGIRLSASIDPTLPARVVGDPQRLRQVLLNLADNAVKFTSSGGVGLRVERAEGEEPRIRFAVADTGIGIPPEVQRRLFQRFAQGASDTARRFGGSGLGLMICRRLVGLMGGKVGLVSTPGKGSVFAFDIPLAPVAESGRPPATLLPTPEAVAARVPPGARGRILLAEDGEANQLVAAAILRKAGYAVDLARDGEEAVGAARTAAYDVVLMDVRMPRMDGYAATAAIRAMTGAAGRVPILAMTASAMAGDREKCLAAGMDGHLPKPMDRAVLLRAVADVLDARPRRPRALPPVEEPHAVPSLLDHTTLEELRSAVGPGRLPRLIGVFAEETRARLARLAATTDLMAIEEEAHGLKSAAGTFGAAALRETAAALEAACVAGESRTALALRDTLPGLVERSLAAYPVRLSGGG; this comes from the coding sequence GTGCATGCGATCCGCCGCGCCATCGCCGAACGCCATCCGCTCGACATCGAACTGGTGAACTACAAGCGCGACGGCACGCGCTTCGTGAACGAACTGCACATCTCCCCGGTCTTCGGGCCGGACGGCGCGCTGCTGCACTTCTTCGGCATCCAGCACGACGTTACCGCACGCGAGAAGCTGGCGCGCGCCAACCAGCGCGCGCGCCGCCAGGCGGAGAAGTCGTCGGCCGAAAAATCGGACTTCCTCGCTTTCATGTCGCACGAGATCCGCACGCCGATGAACGGCGTGATGGGCACCGTCTCGCTCCTGCTCGACACCGCGCTCGATGCCGAGCAACGCGCCTATGCCGAAACCGCGCGCCGCTGCGGGGAGACGCTGCTGTCCACGGTGAACGAGATGCTCGACCTGTCGCGCATCGAGGCCGGGCGGCTCAGCCTCGAGACGATCCCCTTCGACCTGGCCAAGCCGGTGACCGAGGTGCTGGACCTGCTCGGCCCCGCCGCGGCCGAGAAGGGCATCCGCCTGTCCGCCAGCATCGACCCCACCCTGCCCGCCCGCGTGGTGGGCGACCCGCAGCGGCTGCGCCAGGTGCTGTTGAACCTCGCGGACAATGCGGTGAAGTTCACGTCGTCCGGCGGCGTCGGCCTGCGGGTGGAGCGCGCCGAGGGCGAGGAACCGCGCATCCGCTTCGCCGTGGCGGATACCGGCATCGGCATCCCGCCCGAGGTGCAGCGCCGGCTGTTCCAACGCTTCGCGCAGGGCGCGTCGGACACCGCGCGGCGCTTCGGCGGATCGGGCCTGGGGCTGATGATCTGCCGGCGCCTGGTGGGGCTGATGGGCGGCAAGGTCGGGCTGGTCTCGACACCCGGAAAGGGATCGGTCTTCGCGTTCGACATCCCGCTGGCGCCGGTCGCGGAATCGGGCCGCCCGCCGGCCACGCTGCTGCCCACACCCGAAGCGGTCGCCGCGCGCGTCCCGCCGGGGGCGCGTGGACGAATCCTGCTGGCCGAGGATGGCGAGGCGAACCAGCTGGTCGCGGCCGCGATCCTGCGCAAGGCCGGCTATGCCGTGGACCTCGCCCGCGATGGCGAAGAAGCGGTGGGGGCGGCACGCACCGCCGCCTATGACGTGGTGCTGATGGATGTGCGCATGCCGCGCATGGATGGCTATGCCGCGACCGCGGCGATCCGCGCCATGACGGGCGCGGCGGGGCGCGTGCCGATCCTGGCCATGACCGCCTCGGCCATGGCGGGAGACCGGGAGAAGTGCCTGGCCGCCGGCATGGACGGGCACCTGCCCAAGCCGATGGACCGCGCCGTCCTGCTGCGCGCGGTAGCCGATGTGCTGGACGCGCGCCCGCGCCGCCCGCGCGCCCTGCCGCCAGTCGAGGAACCGCACGCCGTCCCCAGCCTGCTCGACCACACGACGCTCGAGGAATTGCGCAGCGCGGTCGGCCCCGGGCGGCTGCCGCGGCTGATCGGCGTCTTCGCCGAGGAGACCCGCGCGCGGCTGGCGCGGCTCGCCGCCACCACCGACCTCATGGCGATCGAGGAGGAGGCGCATGGGCTGAAATCGGCCGCCGGCACCTTCGGTGCGGCCGCGCTGCGCGAGACGGCCGCGGCGCTGGAAGCCGCCTGCGTGGCCGGCGAATCCCGCACCGCGCTGGCGCTGCGCGACACATTGCCGGGGCTGGTCGAACGTTCGCTCGCGGCCTATCCGGTGCGGCTGTCGGGCGGGGGCTGA
- a CDS encoding Calx-beta domain-containing protein — translation MSQTVSYQVVDQWSAGFNASVGLTAGVGGLQGWTITFEADFLITQIWNARIISHVGDTYVIGNFEWNGALAAGQSAAFGFLGSATTDPNPDAFVVRNGTPAPLPSLAIADAAITEGQSGTKLMTFAVTLSAASDVPVTVAYATANGTALAGSDYVAQSGLLSFAAGETRKVIRVAVNGDTAAEANETFNLLLSNATGATIADATALGRINDDDTPPALRISDVTVTEGNAGTSEAVFTIRLSKAWTQAVTVGYATQDGTARAGSDYIAETGQVTFAAGETVKTIAIDVVGDRLAEASERFSVLLRDPAGATISDATGIATITDTDARPTIGVSDVAVAEGDAGTSNAVFTVTLNKAWDQAVTVRFATANGTALAGEDFDGRSGTLTFAAGETTKTVAVAIRGDDAIEADETFSLLLSAPTNATIRDNTGIATIRNDDVATGPVGFLSTDGNQIVDANGDTVRITGVNWFGMESDTYTPHGLWARNWSDMMEQMAETGFNTIRLPFSLDALQPGRMPNGINYGLNPDLAGLSALQILDKIVDKAGELGMRIILDSHRSAAGPGPNPNGLWVDGGYTEQQWIDGWKMLATRYAGDPTVIGADLANEPHNAVWGGGGANDWAAAAERAGNAIHSVNDDWLIFVEGVETYNGANTWWGGNLMGVAFDQVVLNTPNKVVYSPHEYGNSIFEQPWFQGADFPNNLTARFEQFWGYIYEQDIAPIFLGEFGSKLQDPKDLLFLDKLLAYLDGDLDANGTIDIAAGDQGMSWTWWSWNPNSGDTGGILSDDWSTVIDAKVDLLQGQLADLWPVV, via the coding sequence ATGAGCCAGACCGTCAGCTACCAAGTCGTCGACCAATGGTCGGCGGGCTTCAATGCGTCGGTCGGGCTGACGGCGGGCGTGGGCGGGCTGCAGGGTTGGACCATCACCTTCGAGGCCGACTTCCTGATCACCCAGATCTGGAACGCCCGCATCATCAGCCACGTCGGCGATACCTATGTGATCGGCAACTTCGAATGGAACGGCGCCCTGGCCGCCGGGCAATCCGCCGCCTTCGGCTTCCTGGGGTCCGCCACGACCGACCCGAACCCCGATGCCTTCGTGGTGCGCAACGGCACCCCGGCGCCGCTGCCGAGCCTCGCCATTGCCGATGCCGCGATCACCGAGGGGCAGTCGGGCACCAAGCTGATGACCTTCGCGGTCACGCTCTCGGCCGCCTCCGACGTGCCGGTCACGGTCGCCTATGCCACCGCCAACGGCACCGCCCTGGCGGGGTCGGACTATGTCGCGCAATCTGGCCTGCTGAGCTTCGCCGCCGGGGAGACCCGCAAGGTCATTCGCGTTGCCGTGAACGGGGACACCGCCGCCGAGGCGAACGAGACCTTCAACCTCCTGCTGAGCAACGCGACCGGCGCCACCATCGCCGATGCCACGGCGCTCGGCCGCATCAACGACGACGACACGCCACCCGCGCTGCGCATCAGCGACGTGACCGTCACCGAGGGCAATGCCGGCACCTCCGAGGCGGTCTTCACCATCCGCCTGTCCAAGGCCTGGACCCAGGCGGTGACGGTCGGCTACGCGACGCAGGACGGCACCGCGCGCGCCGGCAGCGACTACATCGCCGAGACCGGCCAGGTCACCTTCGCCGCCGGCGAGACGGTCAAGACCATTGCCATCGACGTGGTGGGCGACCGGCTTGCCGAGGCGAGCGAGCGCTTCTCGGTGCTGCTGCGCGACCCCGCGGGCGCGACCATCTCCGACGCCACGGGCATCGCGACCATCACCGACACCGATGCGCGCCCGACCATCGGCGTGTCGGACGTGGCGGTGGCCGAGGGTGATGCCGGCACCTCGAACGCGGTCTTCACGGTCACGCTGAACAAGGCCTGGGACCAGGCGGTCACGGTGCGCTTCGCCACCGCCAACGGCACCGCCCTGGCGGGCGAGGATTTTGACGGGCGGTCCGGGACGCTCACCTTCGCAGCCGGGGAAACCACCAAGACCGTCGCGGTCGCGATCCGCGGCGACGACGCGATCGAGGCGGACGAGACCTTCTCCCTGCTGCTCTCGGCGCCCACCAACGCCACCATCCGGGACAACACGGGCATCGCCACCATCCGCAACGACGATGTCGCCACCGGTCCGGTCGGGTTCCTGTCGACCGACGGCAACCAGATCGTCGATGCCAATGGCGATACCGTGCGCATCACCGGCGTGAACTGGTTCGGCATGGAATCCGACACCTACACCCCGCACGGGCTGTGGGCGCGCAACTGGTCGGACATGATGGAGCAGATGGCCGAGACCGGCTTCAACACCATCCGGCTGCCCTTCTCGCTGGATGCGCTGCAGCCGGGGCGCATGCCCAACGGCATCAATTACGGGCTGAACCCGGACCTGGCCGGGCTGTCCGCGCTGCAGATCCTGGACAAGATCGTCGACAAGGCGGGCGAGCTCGGGATGCGCATCATCCTCGACAGCCACCGCAGCGCGGCCGGTCCGGGGCCCAACCCGAACGGGCTGTGGGTCGATGGGGGCTACACCGAACAGCAGTGGATCGATGGCTGGAAAATGCTGGCCACGCGTTATGCCGGCGACCCCACCGTCATCGGCGCCGACCTGGCGAACGAACCGCACAACGCGGTGTGGGGCGGCGGTGGCGCCAATGACTGGGCCGCGGCGGCCGAGCGTGCCGGCAACGCCATCCATTCGGTCAACGACGACTGGCTGATCTTCGTGGAGGGGGTCGAGACCTACAACGGCGCCAACACCTGGTGGGGCGGCAACCTGATGGGCGTGGCGTTCGACCAGGTGGTGCTGAACACGCCCAACAAGGTGGTCTATTCGCCGCATGAATACGGCAATTCCATCTTCGAGCAGCCGTGGTTCCAGGGCGCCGACTTCCCGAACAACCTCACCGCGCGCTTCGAGCAGTTCTGGGGCTACATCTACGAACAGGACATCGCGCCCATCTTCCTGGGCGAATTCGGCAGCAAGCTGCAGGACCCCAAGGACCTGCTGTTCCTCGACAAGCTATTGGCCTACCTCGATGGCGACCTTGATGCCAATGGCACGATCGACATCGCCGCCGGGGACCAGGGCATGAGCTGGACCTGGTGGTCCTGGAACCCGAATTCCGGCGATACCGGCGGCATCCTGTCGGATGACTGGAGCACCGTGATCGACGCGAAGGTCGACCTGCTGCAGGGGCAGCTGGCGGATCTCTGGCCGGTGGTGTGA
- a CDS encoding AbrB family transcriptional regulator, with protein sequence MSDPPTPVPPPDAYLRTLLLAVMAGTALDAIGLPLGWMVGAMLATAYLGWREAAAVPRAVHPVGLAVLGLGLGQTFTPPVLGAVAGALPAILAGGTLSILAGLAVAPLYRRIAGSDARTAYYAAVPGGIVTMAVLAQRAGAQVGAVTMAQTIRMACVVLFFPPVVAVFAQGGRDAAFSAALPPFAWGGLAILLAGGAAAAVAGSRLGLANAAMLAPCLLAMALSGTGVLPSAVPLWLVDAAQVAMGASLGLRLTPRALGGGPRRQAVAGLACAFAIAILLALLGLALGWMAGLPPVAVMLGMAPGGMPEMAVTAKALELAVPLVLGFHLVRTVLCNLLVGPIWRLALAVGLGR encoded by the coding sequence GTGTCCGATCCCCCGACCCCCGTCCCGCCGCCCGATGCCTATCTGCGCACGCTGTTGCTGGCGGTGATGGCGGGCACGGCCCTCGACGCGATCGGCCTGCCGCTCGGCTGGATGGTCGGGGCGATGCTGGCCACCGCCTATCTCGGTTGGCGCGAGGCGGCTGCGGTGCCGCGCGCGGTACATCCGGTCGGGCTGGCGGTGCTCGGGCTCGGGCTCGGGCAGACCTTCACCCCACCGGTGCTGGGCGCGGTGGCGGGCGCTTTGCCGGCCATCCTGGCGGGCGGGACGCTGTCGATCCTGGCGGGGTTGGCGGTCGCACCGCTGTATCGCCGCATCGCCGGCAGCGATGCGCGGACCGCCTATTATGCCGCGGTGCCGGGGGGGATCGTCACCATGGCGGTCCTGGCGCAGCGCGCGGGCGCGCAGGTGGGTGCGGTCACCATGGCGCAGACCATCCGCATGGCCTGCGTGGTGTTGTTCTTTCCGCCCGTGGTCGCGGTGTTTGCGCAGGGCGGGCGCGATGCCGCCTTCAGTGCGGCGCTGCCGCCCTTCGCCTGGGGGGGGCTGGCGATCCTGCTGGCGGGTGGGGCGGCCGCGGCCGTCGCGGGGTCGCGCCTCGGCCTGGCCAATGCCGCCATGCTGGCGCCCTGCCTGCTGGCCATGGCCCTGTCGGGGACCGGGGTTCTGCCCTCCGCGGTGCCGCTGTGGCTGGTCGATGCGGCGCAGGTGGCCATGGGTGCAAGCCTGGGGCTGCGGTTGACCCCGCGCGCGTTGGGGGGCGGTCCGCGGCGCCAGGCGGTGGCCGGGCTCGCCTGCGCCTTCGCGATCGCCATCCTGCTCGCGCTGCTCGGACTGGCGCTCGGCTGGATGGCGGGGCTGCCGCCGGTCGCGGTCATGCTGGGCATGGCGCCGGGCGGCATGCCGGAAATGGCGGTGACGGCGAAGGCGCTCGAACTTGCCGTGCCGCTGGTGCTCGGCTTCCATTTGGTGCGGACGGTGCTGTGCAACCTGCTGGTGGGGCCGATCTGGCGGCTGGCGCTCGCGGTGGGGCTGGGCCGCTGA
- a CDS encoding flagellar biosynthesis regulator FlaF: MSVADIVRAYGAARAARDPREQEADIFRRVTGGLRAVQQQDGPARVRAVADNRRLWLAVESALRDPSNQLPQQMRAGLVSLGRAVQREMDQGEPDIAFLIEINEQVAQGLAGLR; this comes from the coding sequence GTGAGCGTTGCCGACATCGTGCGTGCCTATGGCGCGGCGCGTGCCGCGCGCGACCCGCGCGAGCAGGAGGCGGACATCTTCCGCCGCGTCACCGGCGGCCTGCGGGCCGTGCAGCAGCAGGATGGCCCGGCGCGGGTGCGCGCCGTGGCCGACAACCGGCGGCTTTGGCTCGCGGTGGAATCCGCGCTGCGCGACCCTTCGAACCAGCTGCCGCAGCAGATGCGCGCGGGGCTGGTGTCGCTCGGCCGCGCTGTGCAGCGCGAGATGGACCAGGGCGAGCCCGACATCGCCTTCCTCATCGAGATCAACGAACAGGTGGCACAGGGCCTGGCCGGCCTGCGCTGA
- a CDS encoding flagellar biosynthesis repressor FlbT, whose product MSTLVLELRQGDLMVVNGAPIRFRNRARIELTAKARFLFGKQLMTPEAANTPARRIYFALQTAYIGDEDEREAGLTVARRLIAEFQSATTSTLARDLLDRALSAAEADECYQALKLTRRVMRHEEVVLGVAPPSTLAEEDAS is encoded by the coding sequence ATGTCCACGCTGGTGCTCGAACTCCGACAGGGCGACCTGATGGTCGTCAACGGTGCGCCGATCCGCTTCCGCAATCGCGCGCGCATCGAACTCACCGCCAAGGCGCGGTTCCTTTTCGGCAAGCAGCTGATGACGCCGGAGGCGGCGAATACGCCCGCGCGGCGCATCTACTTCGCCCTGCAGACCGCCTATATCGGCGACGAGGACGAGAGGGAGGCCGGGCTCACGGTAGCCCGGCGCCTGATCGCCGAATTCCAGTCCGCCACCACATCGACGCTGGCACGCGACCTGCTCGACCGGGCGCTCTCGGCGGCCGAGGCGGATGAATGCTACCAGGCGCTCAAGCTGACGCGGCGCGTCATGCGGCACGAGGAGGTGGTGCTCGGCGTCGCACCGCCCTCCACCCTGGCCGAGGAGGACGCGTCGTGA
- a CDS encoding flagellin: MSLNSVNTNMGAMVALQSLNRTNEALNVTQKRISTGLRVNDAKDDGAAFAVAQAVRADVAGINAANEQLGGVKGILDTALSGLNKVSETMVKVRETLVRLADDTLNADQRAQYEAQYTALQTQITNFIDDATYNGRTLLATAAPGGDITTTRNESGTTYTITAVDGAGTLIVAAAPTDAAGAQAALADGGDFDTVQSAISDALNTFGSDARYIDAQISYNKDKADAMEAGLGALIDADLAKESARLQSLQIRQQLGTQALSIANQAPQTLLSLFR, from the coding sequence ATGTCGCTCAATTCCGTCAACACCAACATGGGCGCCATGGTGGCGCTGCAGAGCCTCAATCGCACCAACGAGGCGCTGAACGTCACGCAGAAGCGCATTTCGACAGGCCTGCGCGTGAACGATGCGAAGGACGACGGCGCCGCCTTCGCCGTGGCGCAGGCGGTGCGTGCCGACGTCGCGGGCATCAATGCCGCCAATGAACAGCTGGGCGGCGTCAAGGGCATCCTGGACACGGCGCTGTCGGGCCTGAACAAGGTCTCCGAGACCATGGTCAAGGTGCGCGAGACGCTGGTGCGCCTCGCCGACGACACGCTGAACGCCGACCAGCGCGCCCAGTACGAAGCGCAGTACACCGCGCTGCAGACGCAGATCACCAACTTCATCGACGACGCCACCTACAACGGCCGCACGCTGCTCGCGACCGCGGCGCCCGGCGGCGACATCACCACCACCCGCAACGAGAGCGGCACGACCTACACCATCACCGCGGTGGACGGTGCCGGCACGCTGATCGTGGCCGCGGCGCCGACCGATGCGGCGGGTGCGCAGGCCGCGCTGGCCGATGGCGGCGACTTCGACACGGTGCAGTCGGCGATCAGCGATGCGCTGAACACCTTCGGGTCCGATGCGCGCTACATCGACGCGCAGATTTCCTACAACAAGGACAAGGCGGATGCGATGGAAGCGGGCCTCGGCGCGCTGATCGATGCCGACCTCGCGAAGGAATCGGCGCGGCTGCAGTCACTGCAGATCCGCCAGCAGCTCGGCACCCAGGCGCTGTCCATCGCCAACCAGGCGCCGCAGACCCTGCTGAGCCTGTTCCGCTGA
- a CDS encoding flagellin produces MSGIGPIGRLDTGAAALRAKLDVLTRQVSDGRKGPGYGDIAPEARRAVDLRADISRRETWQGTIDRTLARTEVTQKAMGRISDIATQFYTEAIRMDGTSTVRISAVAEQARAAMEEVANLLNERYAGEYIFGGTDSANPPVPDPRNIATSGMANDIAAAVAGLGGGNAAGVIAATLVAAQSDAAGTTPFSAFLSDPAQGLAEPRRAVPAAEGERVAYGVFANRNAAATSEGETTGSWARDILRGLATFAALDPVQAQLGADFTDLVASVRDGMRSAIEALGEERGALGAVEQRLEATSRRHSEVSVALTGQLAVIEEVDMAETISRLQATQTQLEASYRAISVTSGLTLTRFLA; encoded by the coding sequence ATGAGCGGGATCGGACCGATCGGGCGGCTGGACACCGGCGCAGCCGCGCTGCGCGCGAAGCTCGATGTGCTGACGCGCCAGGTCTCGGACGGGCGGAAGGGGCCAGGCTATGGCGACATCGCGCCCGAGGCGCGCCGCGCGGTCGACCTGCGCGCCGACATCTCGCGACGCGAGACCTGGCAGGGCACCATCGACCGCACGCTCGCGCGCACCGAGGTGACGCAGAAGGCGATGGGCCGGATCTCGGACATCGCGACGCAATTCTACACCGAGGCGATCCGCATGGACGGCACCTCGACCGTGCGGATCTCGGCGGTGGCCGAGCAGGCGCGCGCCGCCATGGAGGAGGTCGCGAACCTGCTCAACGAACGCTACGCCGGCGAATACATATTCGGCGGCACCGACAGCGCCAACCCGCCGGTGCCCGACCCGCGCAACATCGCCACCAGCGGCATGGCGAACGACATCGCCGCCGCCGTCGCGGGCCTGGGCGGCGGCAATGCGGCCGGGGTGATCGCGGCCACGCTGGTCGCCGCACAGTCGGACGCGGCGGGCACCACACCGTTCTCCGCCTTCCTGTCCGACCCCGCGCAGGGCCTGGCGGAACCCCGCCGCGCGGTGCCCGCGGCCGAGGGCGAGCGCGTTGCCTATGGCGTTTTCGCCAACCGCAACGCGGCCGCCACCAGCGAGGGCGAGACCACCGGGTCCTGGGCGCGCGACATCCTGCGCGGGCTCGCCACCTTCGCCGCACTCGACCCCGTGCAGGCGCAGCTCGGCGCCGACTTCACCGACCTGGTCGCGAGCGTGCGCGATGGCATGCGCAGCGCGATCGAGGCGCTGGGCGAGGAACGCGGCGCGCTGGGCGCGGTCGAACAGCGGCTCGAGGCGACGTCGCGGCGGCATTCGGAGGTGAGCGTGGCGCTGACCGGCCAGCTCGCGGTGATCGAGGAGGTCGACATGGCCGAGACGATCAGCCGCCTACAGGCGACGCAGACGCAGCTCGAAGCGTCCTACCGCGCGATTTCTGTGACCTCGGGGCTGACGCTCACGCGCTTCCTGGCGTGA
- a CDS encoding flagellar hook-associated protein FlgK has translation MGLDAALAIARSGLLHTQRALAASANDVANAETPGHTKKTIATRAVVVGQDGIGVRSLAPSRDVDEALVTELDSRRAAAAGAEVRLRLLQGIETAHGNPENGDGLGDLTAALRTGFEDLRADPSEAGRQTSVVMDATALATRLNEISRAVGDARQQAQDGVVAEVARINDVLRQVADLTLRIRDEIALTGSAAALEDRRDTAIATLSESIEVRALKREDGGLVLVARNGLVLPLDPRSDAFSTADAMLGPTAFHGAGGSIPGIMLGGRDVTGVLAGGRLAEYVALRDQTLPRYQSELDLAAANTAARFEAQGLRLFTDATGAVPDAALPYAASTMVGFAGTIRVNAAVEGNPALLRDGTHAVVDDPAGPSAFTPNPAGGPASFVTLLDRVLDFTFGAQAQANVAWAPIATGGLGPDGTLSSPFGAPPTLEGYTALLTATQTADRNAASAALAGAEAMKQGLETRFNQRSGVDVDSEMAAMVTLQNAYAANARVMSTVQAMWDALLGAVR, from the coding sequence ATGGGCCTCGACGCCGCCCTCGCCATCGCCCGATCGGGGCTGCTGCACACGCAGCGCGCGCTGGCCGCCTCGGCCAACGACGTCGCCAATGCCGAGACGCCCGGCCACACCAAGAAGACCATCGCGACCCGCGCGGTGGTGGTGGGCCAGGACGGCATCGGGGTGCGCTCCCTCGCGCCTTCGCGCGACGTGGACGAGGCGCTGGTCACCGAGCTTGACAGCCGGCGCGCTGCGGCTGCCGGCGCCGAGGTGCGCCTGCGCCTGCTGCAGGGGATCGAGACCGCGCACGGCAATCCCGAGAACGGCGACGGCCTCGGCGACCTCACCGCCGCGCTGCGCACCGGCTTCGAAGACCTGCGCGCGGACCCTTCGGAGGCCGGCCGCCAGACTTCCGTGGTGATGGACGCAACCGCGCTCGCGACCCGGCTGAACGAGATCTCGCGCGCCGTCGGCGATGCCCGCCAGCAGGCCCAGGACGGCGTCGTGGCCGAGGTCGCGCGCATCAACGACGTGCTGCGACAGGTCGCTGACCTCACGCTGCGCATCCGCGACGAGATCGCGCTGACCGGGTCCGCCGCCGCGCTCGAGGACCGCCGCGACACTGCCATCGCCACGCTGTCGGAATCGATCGAGGTACGCGCGCTCAAGCGTGAGGATGGCGGCCTGGTCCTCGTGGCCCGCAACGGCCTGGTGCTGCCGCTCGACCCGCGCTCCGACGCCTTCTCGACCGCCGATGCCATGCTGGGGCCGACCGCCTTCCACGGCGCGGGCGGGTCGATCCCGGGCATCATGCTGGGCGGGCGCGACGTGACGGGCGTGCTGGCCGGCGGGCGGCTGGCGGAATACGTGGCGCTGCGCGACCAGACCCTGCCGCGCTACCAGTCCGAACTCGACCTCGCCGCCGCCAATACCGCGGCGCGCTTCGAAGCGCAGGGCCTGCGCCTGTTCACAGATGCGACCGGAGCGGTGCCCGATGCCGCACTGCCCTACGCCGCCAGCACGATGGTCGGCTTCGCCGGCACCATCCGCGTCAATGCCGCGGTCGAGGGCAATCCCGCGCTGCTGCGCGACGGTACCCATGCGGTGGTCGATGATCCGGCGGGGCCCTCGGCCTTCACGCCGAACCCGGCGGGCGGGCCGGCCTCCTTCGTGACGCTGCTCGACCGCGTGCTTGATTTCACCTTCGGCGCGCAGGCGCAGGCGAATGTGGCCTGGGCGCCGATCGCGACCGGCGGGCTGGGGCCGGATGGCACGCTCTCCTCGCCCTTCGGCGCGCCGCCGACGCTCGAGGGCTATACCGCGCTGCTGACCGCCACGCAGACCGCGGACCGTAACGCCGCCAGCGCGGCGCTGGCCGGTGCGGAAGCGATGAAGCAGGGCCTCGAGACCCGCTTCAACCAGAGATCCGGCGTCGATGTCGATTCCGAGATGGCAGCGATGGTCACGCTGCAGAACGCCTACGCGGCGAATGCGCGGGTCATGAGCACGGTGCAGGCGATGTGGGACGCGCTGCTCGGCGCGGTGAGGTGA